Proteins from one Burkholderia sp. genomic window:
- a CDS encoding IS5 family transposase encodes MRKDIHKKGEPKARYRVRNWAAYNEGLINRGNITIWIDEAILARMPDAIPTRGRPCVYGDTLIQALLGLKTVYRLTLRALQGFTQSLRDLAFPSLPVPNYTTLCRRAKTLDVELPILRDNEPIYLVVDSTGLKVYGEGEWKVRQHGYSKRRTWRKVHLALNANTGQVHAALMTNQNVADGDALAKLLDQIPREEQIDVIGGDGAYDTKPCHAAIAARSAIPSIPPREGAAHWPADMPGAAWRNGAVDAIARDGRREWKQHSGYHRRSLAENAMYRFKTLTGHCLWAHHIEAQATEVSIRVGVINRMADLARPQSVRIA; translated from the coding sequence ATACGCAAGGACATACACAAGAAAGGTGAGCCGAAGGCACGCTACCGTGTCAGGAATTGGGCGGCCTATAATGAAGGCCTGATCAACCGGGGGAACATAACAATATGGATAGATGAAGCCATCCTTGCCAGAATGCCCGATGCCATACCCACACGTGGTCGCCCGTGTGTATACGGCGATACGCTGATTCAGGCATTACTTGGCTTGAAGACCGTCTATCGACTGACCTTGCGCGCCCTGCAAGGTTTCACCCAAAGTCTGCGCGATTTGGCCTTCCCGAGCTTGCCGGTGCCGAATTACACCACGCTCTGTCGCCGGGCAAAAACGCTTGATGTCGAACTGCCGATCCTTCGTGACAATGAACCGATCTATCTGGTTGTCGACAGCACCGGTCTGAAGGTCTATGGAGAAGGTGAATGGAAGGTGCGCCAGCACGGCTACTCGAAGCGGCGCACGTGGCGTAAAGTCCATCTCGCGCTCAACGCGAATACAGGTCAAGTGCATGCCGCGCTAATGACGAATCAGAATGTGGCTGACGGTGACGCTCTGGCCAAGTTGCTCGACCAGATTCCACGCGAAGAACAAATCGATGTCATCGGCGGTGACGGTGCCTACGACACCAAGCCATGCCATGCGGCCATTGCTGCACGCAGTGCTATTCCTTCGATTCCGCCACGCGAGGGTGCCGCTCATTGGCCAGCGGATATGCCCGGTGCGGCGTGGCGTAATGGCGCGGTTGATGCAATTGCCCGTGACGGTCGTCGAGAATGGAAGCAACACAGTGGCTACCACCGGCGATCGCTTGCCGAGAATGCGATGTATAGGTTCAAGACCCTCACCGGCCACTGTCTCTGGGCGCATCACATCGAGGCGCAGGCGACCGAGGTCTCCATTCGCGTCGGCGTCATCAACCGTATGGCGGACCTC
- the ftsB gene encoding cell division protein FtsB produces the protein MWLVTVILIGLLVLIQYPLWWGYGGWLRVHELRQELANQTQKNAEEKLRNERISGEVQDLQNGMVAIEERARYEMGMVKDGEMFVQFVSPNFAGTDGAKLEFGSFADQPRRSKERAGARGTKPHASG, from the coding sequence ATGTGGCTGGTCACTGTTATCCTGATCGGTTTGCTGGTGTTGATCCAGTACCCGTTGTGGTGGGGGTATGGCGGCTGGCTGCGCGTGCACGAATTGCGACAAGAGCTGGCCAACCAGACGCAGAAAAACGCCGAAGAGAAGCTGCGCAACGAGCGGATCTCTGGGGAGGTACAGGATCTGCAAAACGGCATGGTGGCGATCGAGGAGCGCGCCCGCTACGAGATGGGCATGGTCAAAGACGGCGAGATGTTCGTGCAGTTCGTCTCACCCAATTTCGCCGGCACCGATGGTGCCAAACTAGAATTTGGAAGCTTTGCTGACCAACCACGGCGATCCAAAGAGCGCGCTGGGGCGCGTGGTACCAAACCTCATGCCTCGGGGTAA
- a CDS encoding transposase, with amino-acid sequence MNIEFMRRMLRQTTRKIYLIVDGHPVHRSAAVKRCFAEHAKRLRLIQLSGCCPELNPEELLNQDVKMNTLDTSHPSRKADMIGTVLRNLHRRQEKPQLIRNLFKITNCGSIHFRLRTCGWSLLS; translated from the coding sequence ATGAACATCGAATTCATGAGGCGCATGCTCAGGCAGACTACGCGTAAGATCTACCTGATCGTTGATGGCCATCCGGTGCATCGGTCTGCCGCCGTGAAACGATGCTTTGCCGAGCATGCGAAACGCCTACGGTTGATCCAACTTTCCGGCTGCTGCCCCGAACTAAATCCGGAAGAACTACTGAATCAGGATGTCAAGATGAACACGCTGGACACGAGTCATCCGTCCAGAAAAGCGGACATGATCGGCACGGTCCTCCGGAACCTACATCGCCGTCAGGAAAAGCCGCAGCTGATTCGCAACTTATTCAAAATCACGAATTGCGGATCAATACATTTTCGGCTTCGTACATGTGGCTGGTCACTGTTATCCTGA